GGTATAAAACACCGATTTGGGTGGTCAGCGGTATAATTCATCATGGCGGCGATTTCGAAGAAACGAGATAAACAGAGAGGAGTAAGTTTGCTATTCATTTTATTGTGTTAAACTGCTTCGATTGCTTCGGATTATATCAATGTCGTCTGGACAATTAACAGACGAGCAGCGAAGGAGGATCGAAGAAAATCGTCGAAAAGCTCTTGAGAAACGAGCTGCTCGTTTACGCCAACAAGAGCAGACGGCTTCGTCGACGAATACTGCGTCGGCAAGATTTAAGCTTAATATCAACGGAGGCAACTTTGTCTCCAGTAATGCTGCTCAACCTCCAAGAAATGAAAATGCATTGCTTTCTTCAAACAAACCTAACTCGTACGTGCCACAGAGACAGATGTCGTCGAAATCTGAAGGAGTCAAACACAGTTTGAATGTGACACCATCGGTCGGTCAAGCTTCTAATGCGAACCTTTCAATTAACGGTAATACAATACGTTCTTCAACTGGCTTTAGTGGAGAATCGCAAAATAGTTTAGTGGGCGCATCGAGGTCAATGGTTAAGCCCTCAAATAATGAAAGATCTTGGCGCTCTTTTCAAAGCACCGTGTCCCAATTTTATCGTCCTCAAAACATTCCAGACTCATCCTCATCAAAAAGGAAATTCGAAAGTACCAACCCTGGTACCAAACCATCAACAGCAAGCTCTTCAGGATTTGCAAATAGCAATTCAGGATCCCTAAAATCCGGTGTTGTTTCCGGTgtgaacgtcaaaaaaacagagaaagaaGTGAAAGGAAACTGTGTATTAATGAGCAGAGAGAGGTTCACTGTTGTTGTGCCATACCAGCCTCAGGTTATTGGGATTTTAAAGACAATTCCAAGCAGAAGTTATGGTAAGATTCATTTGATTGGTTTACTGTACATCCCCATACAAGAGCCCATGCATTAATAATTAGTGCCCTTTCTTTAAAATAAGGGCCCTTCCCTTTGGGCACTATTCATATCAGAAAAATGTATTCAAATGAGAAAATTTCTCACCTGCACCTGCTCCCTTTCATAGATCTGGCCAGATCTTCAGTGTTTGCAACCATAATTATTAATAGTCATCAGCTATGGCTTACTTATAGATGTTTTGTGCTGGAATGTGAAATTCCCTAAAGAAGCCTACATTAGCCAGACAAAAGGTGTATGATAGTACCAGTAGACAAGTTTTAACACTACAGTttgcagagtgctgctcacttcAGTGAAAACAGGGGGGTTTGTAAGCCTGCACGACTATTTCTGGCTTCATGTAATAAGAATAAATTTTAATCCCCCTGAATAACAttctccccccttccccccccccccaccccccttgtCCAGACTAGGTTAATTGTAGGTAGTTAATAGGTGTTTCTGCagcacattttcttttttgttcttataGATGCAAAAACATACCAGTGGAACTTTGCTTTGACTGACTATAACAAGCTCAGTAAGTTTTATTGCAATGTTATTTTAGGTAATAGTTAATAAATATTCAATTTAATAGTCAATAAAACCAAGTTATTGTTTAGAGGTCataatgaaaaagaagaatGGAACCTTTAGTCAGTGTACAGTACATGTAGTTCACCcttgtaaaataaatttgtcttttattgaattatttatttaccatttattcaatatttatctttttaatgaattttcctGGACCTCTTACTCATCAGCCATATCACTTCATTAATCAAGGATATAATGATTTTATGTTCATCCATTTGAAAGTTAAAGACATTCTTGCATCTACATGTACAGCGAGGCTGTCACTAAAATTTTGAGTTCCCGAATATATGCAATAAGTAGACAGGAAATTGAACAACTAGGAAGTTCttttgattcttctttcatttttgttcCCTATGAAAATAGGGGAGGGTCAAGCTCATAGTAGCGGGGGAAAATCCCTGTCCctggcccttaatgacagctctggtTGGTCCCTATATTATTTTACATAGATTATTATTCAGTTCAACTTGTTGTACGTGTAACTCTCTTACAGTGAAAGCAGTACAATCATTACCTGCCCATGTCATTGTAGAAGGACTACCTAAGGCTGTGACATCGACATTTCTGAAAACCACACCAGGCACTTTGCAAGAATTGTCAACCACTACCATTAATCTGAACTCAGTTGATCACAAGCTTGTTCAGGCACTGATGCCATTTCAGCAAGAAGGAGTCAGGTGAGTGCTGCTTATGTTTTAGAATTACAACATCAAAAAACTGACCAAAAAGATCACTTCTGGAACCGGGGCCATGAAACATGTTAGACAACTGGTTCCCCAGGCAAGACTGCATCTGATATATCTAAGTTTTAATTCAACCTTACTATGACTGAGTACTGTAGTAGTGTTTGGGGAACCTGTGGGGTAACTTTACAAGATTAGCATGAACGCTCTTGCAGCAGCATTCAGTCTTCCTTGCTTGGGGATTAGATCAAGAAATGAGGACGCAATATTATTAATTCTGCACAAAACAGGTTTTACTTGCTACAGGTTCTATCTTACTTTATCGTCGtcaatactttttatttgtttgtggaTTGGTTTAGTATGCGTGTTAGCAATGACCGGAAATACATGTATgtctgcggtcgcaggctatatAATATAATGATGGTTTATCATTATATTAATGatggtttattaaaatacacaTGGTGGCATAAAAACTTACTTAAGTTTGCTTACATAAGTtataactaaaaataaaattacatttgTTTCAGAGGGACTGGGATTACAGGCTATTTATTTATAGTTATTTACAATTCAGTTATAGATAAAGGACAATACTAGAGATAACTAGACTCGTAAGATTACTGTTCCTAAGATGGTAAGAGTGGCATTCGGATCGCACGGGAGGGAGAAGGTGGTGCAGCTGGCCATCCGGGTTATTTTTGATATTGTGCCACACTTTAAGACACAGGTGGGCGCGTCTATCCTCTAAACTGGTAATGTTGGCTTGTGCAAGAGCCTGTTGGTAGTGGAGGTCAGGGTATACGATTCGCAGGGCCCTCTTCTGGATAGCTTCAAGCTGGTCAATGAGGAAGCGAGGAAGGCAAGTAGCCCAGACAACAGAAGAGTATTCTAGAACAGAGCGAACCAGGGCGCTATAGATGGTGACAAGGTCCACTGGAGGGACCCCAGCGCACTTCAAGACCCTGAGAATGTGCAGTCGCTTAGACGTCTTGGAAACGATTTCGTTTCTATGTTTCTAGcagtataaaattattttaatacacATATGCCATAAGTCTTTTAGTACAAACTTTGAGCCTATGCAAATAAAATACAACTTGTTGCTTGTTCCACTGTTTAACAGTTTCAGCATTCGTCATGATGGCCGAGTGTTGATAGCTGATGACATGGGCCTGGGAAAGACCATTCAAGCTATCTGTGTTGCATGTTACTATCGTCCAGAGTGGCCACTCCTTGTTATTACACCATCCTCTCTCAGAATAACATGGCAGCAGGTTGGTAACTTATTTTTTGGGgctcaaattaaaaattaatgtgactATTGGTTTGTTAAAATTTACATCACTGTGGTAACATGACTAGTTAAGAGTAAAATGTAGGTTTTCTTACTTGCAATAGCGTCTGTCATTAAATTACCTACATGTGCTTTAcagatcattatacgtttctgggaaactgcccaactacccctcccctaggccaacattaacacttacttctcacttaagacAAATATtgccttaggggaggggtaggtgagcagtaTCCTTGCTATTTTATTGCTTCTTGCCTAGGTTAGCGTTTTAGCCCTTTAACAACTAGTTACTTAGCCATCAAGCCATTCTTCACAtgtccaaactgatctctatgaCACATGATGTCAACTTCACTATTTTTCATCTCCATCAATGGATTGAAGAACATGGAAACTCCACTACTGTAGGAACATGAAAGAATGCCGTGGAATCACTACTCTTGACCTCTCCTCCCTACTAGTAGAGTCTTCTATTCTGTTCACCAACAATTTCTCCATCTTGAAAAGATTGATCTAATGGAAAACTGGACTGTTTGATTTATGAAATGGGCTTTACCCATTCAAGAGAAAGCCTACTGTAAAACAACTGAGTGATGATCAGACTCAATTTGAGCTGGAACATTATGACGAACTATTGAGACAGTGTGACAGTTCATTTCTTGGTTGGGGAAGAGAAAAGGACAGTAAATTTCAAGCAACtgttaattttaaataaaatctataTGAGCTCAAAATGTCTATCTTTTAGCCAATTTTTGTTATAGTTGCATTTAAAACCAATAGTATGAAAGACACAAGCTCTATGACCTCAGCCAATGGGCATGAAGTAATAAGCTATGAAGAGGAATGAGCTGTCACTCATTAAACCCTGCTTAAAACCCTACGCTTTTGAACAAAGCAATTAAAAGTTAGAAGTTCCATCtacaaagttaaaaaatattctttttgtaGGCTTTTATGAAATGGCTCCCCTCTGTGGATCCAACACACATCAACGTGGTTTTCACTGGAAAGGATAATCCAATATCAGGACTTATAAACATCATCAGTTATGATCTATTAAGTAAATGTATGGAGGATTTGAAAAAGAAGCAGTTCAGAGTCATTATAGCTGTAAGTTATAATTACCATAAATCACCTATTAAGcaccccctctcaaataagccccccatctCCGTAGTTAAGGAGCCCCCagtctcttttaagcccccctcccctcccccttattattcttcactaataaatgatagactgtattaatgaACCACAACTGTAAAAGTTTGTGTGGACTGATcggggatggtttatttaccaactggaagttcggatttgtttttgatcctcagCTGTATGACCTCCAACTTCCTGTGCTTGAACTTTTCgactttgcattctagttctttatggagaactgataccatcgtctgggccaaattaaataagccctccATCTCTATAAGCCTCCTCTCAAATGTATTTGAaataatagaggatttacggtattatAGCAGTATATATGCAAACttacctttttcaaatttgtcttGTTTAACCTCAGTGAAAATGTGGGTTATATTATGCTTTATTTCtatattgaatttttttgtattttctgtatTGAATTCTTTAATTCGATGTGTTGCTTGGTTTAGTACTGCTAAGTGTTGTAACTTTATTTATGTCCTCTGATAGGATGAGTGTCATTTCATCAAGAGCTACAAAGCCTCGAGAACCAAAGCTGCCCTGCCTTTACTTAAGGTATGTGATCGTTTTGCATATATTTGCTATCACAATTCGCCGTGTTTGTACGAGAGGCCTCTCCGGCCTCCTTGACTGAATcttgctcattctggtatggtttgaaagatctctttaCCCTGCACAAGTTAGCTGACAAGGACTTgactgttaaaactgatgacatcacaagtGGTTCACACAGGCGGTTTAGAGCGAATGGGTTGAACATTTTTGACAATATTAACTGCGATTAGAGGATAACAATGCTGGCTGCAACCAACAGTTTGATGTGACACACCAATACTCACCACTGGATTGTTTGAGTGAAACAAAGTGAAGTACATTGCTTGGCTGCATCTTATTAGCCAAGTGTAGAGAGGGGGTCCTGTCAAGTGGTGCGACTCGTACGAGTTGTACAACGGGTGAAATAGCATCTCATTAGAGACACTTAGAATTTGTGAGCAAAGTTGTCGAGATGGGGCCTTTCGAATGGTGCAACTCGTACGAGTCGTGTAACTGGCGAAATAGCATCTCATTAGCGACACTTAGAAACCGAGAGCAGAGTTATCAAAAAGGAAGCTTTCGAGTGATGCGACTTGTATGTCTTGTATGAGTCGAGCAACTGGTGAAATAGCATCTCATTGGAGACACTTAGAATTTGTGAGCAAAGTTGTCGAGAAAGGGCCTTTACTCGTACGAGTCGTCCAACTGACGAAATAGCATTTCACTAGTGACACTTAAAAATTTAGAACAGAGTTGTCGAAAAGGGGGCTTTCGAGTGGTACGAGTCATGCAACTGGTGAAATAGCGCGTGGACAGGAACGCATAATTTTATACACCATGAATATTCCTCTTTCTATAAGCATCATACACGACAAACATTCGGTGCATGAAACTGCAAGATGGCTCAAATATTACGATCATACAAAAAGTTCCAGTAAGCGTGCGAACAAGAACGAATACACCATGAATATTCCTCTTTCTAAAAGCATCCTAAAGGACAAAATTTCACCAGTTGCACGACTCGTACAAGTCGCACCACTTGATATTTGGACCATTTATGATATTGGTGCGGCATTACAGTTTACTTATCCCACCATGTAAGCCGTCTGCAAAGCAAAGGCGCTTTAACCCGATGGATTGAAAGGCCACTCCCTCGTAGCATTCCTTCtcgttctttgttttttgttttgttttgttttttcatgcgTTTATTCAGTAGAGCGaggcattttaaaaaaaggaacgatTGCAAGCAGTGTACCACCCATGGCACCACGAACGTCAGAGAAGCAATAGGTTTAACAATGAACGTGGATCGTTGATTTtggcacatttctttgccctcaCTGACGGACAGCAttgacgtgaaacttcctaatgcGATGTTTTGGAGGACGCAACAACACAAACTGcgcatttttctttctctttataaACTTGAACTCGGTCCCTAAGAATTCAGCtcctaaaaaaactgaaaaatttaataTCGTGATGAAGTTTAAAACGGCGCGAATATTTGCTTGTTTAGCTTTGTTTCCGCGCGCTTCCGTTGCTGTCGTAGTTGTCGACAAATTAGCAGTAGGTTTAGGGAGCAATCGGgcatcacgcttttctgtaAATTTTATATTTACCGCCCAGTTCAATTGCGAGATAAAGCTAAGAAGAATGTGAACGGCAATGTGAGATACAGTAAAGTTTACTGTATCTCTCTGAGCTTGGTCCCAGTCCTGTCTTCTCTGCTCCTTCTTGAGTTTTAATTGACACTACAAAGAGTAGGTAAATACAAAGTTTTTCTGGTAAAGGCTTCCACAAAAGGCAAAGTCGAAGGTAACAAGGACTGTACGAAAACAGCTGATACGTTTTTGAGTCTCACTTTcgatattaataattaatgctTTTTCTTTAACTATTAAGTTTCGCTAGTTTTCTCGATCGGAAGTATTTTTCTCTCTTTACTTAGTACATTCTTTTCAGATAAAGTATAATCCGTATTGTTTTCAGGCGGCCACCCGTGTGATTTTGTTATCCGGGACCCCAGCTCTCTCCAGGCCCTTGGAGCTTTACACGCAGATCTGTGCCATTCAGCCAGGGTTGTTCCCCACCTTTCATCTCTTTGGACTCCGATACTGTGCAGGACAACAGGTAGGAAGAagtttttccgtttttttggaAAACGCTATGC
The sequence above is a segment of the Porites lutea chromosome 3, jaPorLute2.1, whole genome shotgun sequence genome. Coding sequences within it:
- the LOC140930508 gene encoding SWI/SNF-related matrix-associated actin-dependent regulator of chromatin subfamily A-like protein 1 is translated as MSSGQLTDEQRRRIEENRRKALEKRAARLRQQEQTASSTNTASARFKLNINGGNFVSSNAAQPPRNENALLSSNKPNSYVPQRQMSSKSEGVKHSLNVTPSVGQASNANLSINGNTIRSSTGFSGESQNSLVGASRSMVKPSNNERSWRSFQSTVSQFYRPQNIPDSSSSKRKFESTNPGTKPSTASSSGFANSNSGSLKSGVVSGVNVKKTEKEVKGNCVLMSRERFTVVVPYQPQVIGILKTIPSRSYDAKTYQWNFALTDYNKLMKAVQSLPAHVIVEGLPKAVTSTFLKTTPGTLQELSTTTINLNSVDHKLVQALMPFQQEGVSFSIRHDGRVLIADDMGLGKTIQAICVACYYRPEWPLLVITPSSLRITWQQAFMKWLPSVDPTHINVVFTGKDNPISGLINIISYDLLSKCMEDLKKKQFRVIIADECHFIKSYKASRTKAALPLLKAATRVILLSGTPALSRPLELYTQICAIQPGLFPTFHLFGLRYCAGQQNRFGWDFSGASNMQELQLLLEEKVMIRRLKKDVLSQLPSKRRQVVQLDPSLIKTKTLERAAKEVSKAKQKEQHGALLSYFFETSACKMPAVREYILDLLESGRKFLVFAHHKNMLDAICSCLEQKKYNYIRIDGSTSAGVRQNLCDHFQQDKDCLVAVLSITAANTGLTLTEANAVVFAELFWNPGALVQAEDRVYRIGQKNAVNIHYLVARKTADDYLWPLIQNKLEVLGKAGLSEDVLEADCTFFKDPKQQTLFSFVESFVEDCTGDQSTSLFETVAEQGSPHSNNNNSEFKTETLKDVKFVNTSETRKRTNPESNSLEEGNLNRAVKDNFDWFDGMDNDGDIFSDDLYDQEGFNCHIEPGPCAKRYRQ